Proteins co-encoded in one Candidatus Sericytochromatia bacterium genomic window:
- a CDS encoding PD-(D/E)XK nuclease family protein: MIVDKLEAWIRDGMPTTPERVERARALMRKHADMALGNWSGEPEENRPLVTLSSSFWCSRKIHYDLIRAPKERVAPRALDAFGIGQMVEAMLVSKCILAGLPVMYPTPYGEQYRHHMMVAGQLLRGSVDMVLEDDQGRLIPVEIKSMADFGWDSVKRSGKIDDTFGHAGQLGRYIHLMDAPYGIYLGVKKSTGHTLEIHVQKDQAVFEETTRSLQEAMAGLPAMPAWAATKKIAGCEQIDSVRCGYCPYRAMCFPGFEQLVVGGKVVYRTAPTQES; the protein is encoded by the coding sequence ATGATCGTAGACAAGCTCGAGGCGTGGATCCGCGACGGAATGCCCACGACTCCGGAGCGCGTCGAGCGCGCAAGGGCGCTCATGCGGAAGCACGCTGACATGGCGCTTGGCAACTGGAGCGGCGAGCCGGAGGAGAACCGGCCGCTGGTCACACTGTCGAGCAGCTTCTGGTGCTCGCGCAAGATCCACTACGACCTGATCCGCGCGCCCAAGGAGCGGGTGGCCCCGCGCGCGCTGGACGCCTTTGGCATCGGACAGATGGTCGAAGCCATGCTGGTCAGCAAGTGCATCCTGGCCGGGCTTCCCGTAATGTATCCGACGCCGTACGGCGAGCAGTACCGCCACCACATGATGGTCGCGGGACAGCTGCTGCGCGGCAGCGTTGACATGGTGCTTGAGGACGACCAGGGACGGTTGATCCCCGTCGAAATCAAGAGCATGGCCGACTTCGGGTGGGATTCGGTCAAGCGTAGCGGCAAGATCGACGACACTTTCGGTCATGCCGGCCAGCTTGGCCGATACATTCACCTGATGGACGCCCCGTACGGCATCTACCTGGGCGTCAAGAAGAGCACCGGTCACACCCTCGAGATCCACGTCCAGAAGGACCAGGCGGTGTTTGAGGAGACCACCAGGAGCCTGCAGGAGGCCATGGCCGGACTCCCAGCGATGCCGGCGTGGGCCGCCACCAAGAAGATCGCAGGGTGCGAGCAGATTGACAGCGTTCGCTGTGGATACTGCCCGTATCGTGCGATGTGTTTCCCCGGTTTCGAACAACTCGTCGTCGGCGGCAAGGTCGTGTACCGTACCGCCCCTACCCAGGAGAGCTAG